From Cognatishimia activa, one genomic window encodes:
- a CDS encoding MarR family winged helix-turn-helix transcriptional regulator codes for MDRTHATLTALRRILRVTELHGREVARSVGLTPVQLRLLKFICDTSCANAKSLAREMRVSQATVTTLLDKLECRELVQREVSPADRRQKIISLTARGHKALQNAPDPMQRRFAERFEQLESWEQGMLLASVERISALLDAEDIDAAPILTTGSMVDEVNSDPLKTIHIERG; via the coding sequence ATGGATCGAACCCACGCAACCCTTACGGCGCTGCGGCGCATTCTCAGAGTGACAGAACTGCATGGCCGTGAGGTTGCGCGATCTGTTGGCCTGACTCCTGTCCAATTGCGACTACTTAAGTTCATTTGCGACACTTCTTGCGCCAATGCGAAGTCCTTGGCCCGCGAAATGCGGGTTTCTCAGGCGACGGTGACAACCCTATTAGACAAACTCGAATGTCGCGAATTGGTCCAACGCGAAGTGTCCCCCGCGGACCGACGGCAGAAGATAATCTCACTGACAGCCCGGGGCCATAAGGCGCTTCAGAATGCACCTGACCCTATGCAGCGCCGCTTTGCTGAACGGTTTGAACAGCTCGAAAGCTGGGAACAGGGCATGCTGCTTGCCTCTGTCGAAAGAATCTCCGCGCTTTTGGATGCAGAAGACATCGATGCGGCCCCTATTCTGACAACCGGCAGTATGGTTGATGAAGTCAACTCAGATCCCCTAAAAACCATTCACATTGAACGTGGATAG
- a CDS encoding aldo/keto reductase has protein sequence MQKMPNIGYGTWNRPEQAAYDGTLAALEVGYRHIDGAEGYENEEFVGRAISDFGIARDDLWVTTKVAPESFGPGQIRPHVEASLDKLGVGPVDLLLLHYPSIKDEYEIEDYMAQFAEVYDAGLCRNIGVSNFTKSYIDKAVSLLGDRPLMTNQVELHPFLHNRLIVDHCAALGIPMTAYSPLARGAVVDDPLLCSIGRDIGATASQIALSWLISQGYTVIPSASTKMRIAENFEAKDITLSKEQISKIGTLNKNMRLVDGPWCPEWDVD, from the coding sequence ATGCAAAAAATGCCAAACATCGGCTACGGCACTTGGAATCGGCCAGAGCAAGCGGCTTATGACGGGACGCTGGCTGCTTTGGAAGTTGGTTACCGTCATATCGATGGGGCGGAAGGTTATGAGAATGAGGAGTTCGTTGGGCGGGCGATTTCTGATTTCGGAATAGCGCGCGATGATCTTTGGGTGACAACCAAAGTGGCGCCCGAAAGCTTCGGCCCAGGCCAGATCCGCCCACATGTTGAGGCCTCATTAGATAAACTCGGTGTTGGACCTGTGGATCTGCTGTTGCTTCATTATCCATCCATCAAGGATGAGTATGAGATCGAGGACTATATGGCGCAATTTGCCGAGGTCTATGATGCAGGGCTTTGCCGCAATATCGGTGTATCAAACTTCACCAAAAGCTATATCGACAAGGCCGTTTCGCTGCTTGGGGATCGTCCTCTCATGACCAACCAGGTGGAATTGCATCCGTTCTTGCACAACCGACTGATTGTTGATCACTGCGCTGCACTTGGCATTCCCATGACAGCCTATTCACCGCTGGCGCGTGGTGCGGTAGTCGATGATCCGCTTCTATGTTCGATTGGCAGAGATATTGGGGCGACCGCCTCGCAGATTGCCCTCTCTTGGCTAATATCCCAAGGGTACACGGTTATTCCATCTGCCAGTACAAAGATGCGGATTGCAGAAAACTTCGAAGCAAAAGATATCACGCTGTCAAAAGAGCAAATCTCGAAAATCGGAACTCTCAATAAAAACATGCGTTTGGTAGATGGCCCTTGGTGCCCAGAATGGGATGTTGATTAG
- a CDS encoding ABC transporter substrate-binding protein, which translates to MSKKLLGAAAFGVMMMPGVASASECGEVTITEMNWASSAVITEVAKFIMENGYGCTVQKVPSSTTPSLVSVAETGKPDIVTELWINGAPAYNELQDAGKITTSADVLSDGGLEGWWVPRYMVDANPELATLQGLLDNVDLLGGRFHNCPDGWACKNTNADLARNFGLEEAGFEIFVHGSGETLATSIGAAYENQEPWLGYYWSPDPLMAKYDMVEVDLGVPYNEEVFLCAANAECTAEGVSSWPVGPVKTVVTTDFESREPAIAEFMSNMSYDNATVLDYLAWMDSNKATYEEAAVYFLLNNKELWQSWVSEEANAKLAEFF; encoded by the coding sequence ATGTCTAAGAAACTACTCGGCGCTGCCGCCTTTGGTGTTATGATGATGCCGGGCGTTGCCTCTGCAAGTGAATGCGGAGAGGTGACCATCACCGAAATGAACTGGGCGTCTTCTGCAGTCATTACGGAAGTTGCGAAATTCATCATGGAAAATGGCTATGGCTGTACGGTTCAAAAAGTACCGTCTTCCACAACGCCATCTTTGGTGTCTGTTGCTGAAACCGGCAAGCCAGACATCGTAACCGAACTCTGGATCAATGGTGCGCCGGCCTACAATGAGCTGCAAGACGCTGGCAAAATCACCACTTCCGCGGACGTTCTGTCTGACGGCGGCCTCGAAGGCTGGTGGGTGCCACGTTACATGGTTGATGCAAATCCAGAGCTGGCAACGCTGCAAGGCCTTCTGGACAATGTTGACCTGCTCGGTGGCCGTTTCCACAACTGTCCTGACGGTTGGGCATGTAAAAACACCAACGCGGACTTGGCACGCAACTTCGGTCTGGAAGAAGCAGGCTTTGAAATCTTTGTGCACGGTTCCGGTGAAACGCTCGCGACATCCATCGGCGCGGCCTATGAAAATCAAGAACCATGGCTGGGTTACTACTGGTCCCCAGATCCACTGATGGCGAAATATGACATGGTCGAAGTTGACCTTGGTGTGCCTTACAATGAAGAGGTCTTCCTCTGCGCGGCAAATGCGGAATGTACAGCAGAAGGCGTGTCCTCTTGGCCAGTTGGTCCGGTAAAAACAGTTGTGACAACCGACTTCGAAAGCCGCGAGCCAGCGATTGCTGAGTTTATGTCCAACATGAGCTACGACAACGCGACCGTTCTTGATTACCTGGCTTGGATGGACAGCAACAAAGCCACCTACGAAGAGGCAGCTGTTTACTTCCTGCTAAACAACAAAGAGCTGTGGCAGAGTTGGGTCAGCGAAGAAGCAAACGCTAAGCTGGCGGAATTCTTCTAA
- a CDS encoding quaternary amine ABC transporter ATP-binding protein, translated as MSEPMISIRNLYKVFGGNPQGAMELVRQGMGKEELQATNGHVLGLKNINVDLMEGEITVIMGLSGSGKSTLVRHINRLIDPTDGQLLVQGQNVMDYDEDQLRDVRRKVMSMVFQHFALLPHRTVLQNTALAPVVRGEDKSAYEPEAKKWLERVGLAGYEESYPHQLSGGMKQRVGIARALTSNAPIMLMDEAFSALDPLIRTDMQDLLLELQVELNKTIVFISHDLDEALKLADHLVILKDGEVVQQGEPQHILLNPEDDYIVDFISDINRARVLRVRSIMEPLSGESGHAGEIQREDTLEQVIAQTGGESSGTYLVKHEGEPVGELKMSTLVRSLVPQKRSGQ; from the coding sequence ATGAGTGAACCTATGATTTCAATCCGCAATCTCTACAAAGTCTTTGGTGGGAACCCTCAGGGCGCTATGGAGCTTGTGCGGCAGGGCATGGGCAAAGAAGAGTTGCAGGCCACAAATGGCCATGTGCTGGGTCTGAAGAATATCAACGTTGATCTCATGGAAGGTGAGATCACGGTGATCATGGGCCTGTCCGGGTCAGGTAAATCGACCCTCGTGCGCCATATCAATCGTCTGATTGATCCAACAGACGGGCAGCTCTTGGTGCAGGGACAAAACGTGATGGATTACGATGAGGACCAGCTGCGCGATGTTCGTCGCAAAGTTATGTCCATGGTGTTCCAGCACTTCGCTCTTTTGCCGCACCGCACCGTGCTGCAGAATACAGCCCTTGCTCCGGTTGTCCGTGGTGAAGACAAATCTGCCTATGAACCTGAAGCCAAGAAATGGCTCGAACGGGTAGGGCTCGCGGGTTACGAGGAAAGTTATCCGCATCAGCTCTCTGGTGGCATGAAGCAGCGCGTAGGTATTGCCCGTGCGCTGACGTCGAACGCACCTATCATGTTAATGGACGAAGCGTTTTCCGCCCTCGATCCGCTAATTCGAACTGATATGCAGGACTTGCTGCTTGAACTTCAAGTAGAGCTGAACAAGACCATCGTCTTCATCAGCCATGATTTGGATGAGGCGTTGAAACTCGCTGATCACCTTGTCATTCTGAAGGATGGCGAAGTTGTGCAGCAGGGTGAACCACAGCATATTTTGCTAAACCCCGAAGATGATTACATCGTGGACTTCATCTCTGACATCAACCGCGCGCGCGTGTTGCGAGTGCGCTCCATCATGGAGCCTCTGAGTGGTGAGTCAGGCCATGCAGGCGAAATTCAACGTGAGGACACGCTGGAGCAGGTCATTGCACAAACTGGCGGGGAATCTAGTGGCACCTATCTGGTGAAACATGAAGGTGAGCCTGTAGGGGAGTTGAAAATGAGCACCCTTGTGCGGTCATTGGTGCCGCAGAAGCGCAGTGGGCAATAA
- a CDS encoding ABC transporter permease, which translates to MATYDFLFENLGMKEWCDDGGGSGPVSMADLLARKKGGEVETSVWDLPFPSMDAFNESCSNFPKSRELTSGLEDGFLAIKDVLKFILDPVTEPLSWMLDGAMWLAESTPWWIVIPFLLLVTYWVSRSWSIVISVGASILGLAFIDHYLPAVQTLSIVFVCAAICVLLGVPIGIAMSRSNRLQRGVLPVLDMLQTLPTFVYLIPLIFLFSVTESKLYGIAIILYAIVPVIRLTDLGIRMVDKDVLEAAQAFGMTPRQKLYQVQIPLALPNIMAGVNQTIMMSLAMVVIASLVSAPGLGVLVLRGIRNLELGVGLVAGLGIVILAIILDRVTKSALARVNAAQHH; encoded by the coding sequence ATGGCGACCTATGATTTTCTTTTTGAAAACCTTGGTATGAAGGAGTGGTGCGACGACGGGGGGGGATCGGGCCCTGTCTCCATGGCCGATCTTCTAGCGCGGAAAAAAGGCGGTGAGGTAGAGACGTCGGTTTGGGACCTGCCGTTTCCTTCAATGGACGCCTTTAACGAATCCTGTTCGAATTTTCCAAAATCTCGTGAACTGACCTCCGGTTTGGAAGATGGCTTTTTGGCGATCAAGGATGTTCTTAAGTTTATTTTGGACCCCGTAACAGAGCCGCTCAGCTGGATGCTGGATGGGGCCATGTGGTTGGCAGAAAGCACACCGTGGTGGATTGTGATTCCATTCCTTCTGCTAGTCACTTACTGGGTTTCTCGTTCCTGGAGTATTGTGATTTCTGTTGGGGCCTCCATTCTGGGGCTGGCCTTTATTGATCACTACCTTCCGGCAGTTCAGACACTGTCGATTGTTTTTGTTTGTGCGGCCATATGTGTCTTGCTCGGTGTGCCCATAGGCATTGCTATGTCGCGATCAAACCGATTGCAGCGCGGTGTTCTACCAGTGCTCGACATGCTGCAAACCCTGCCGACCTTTGTTTACCTGATCCCATTGATCTTCCTGTTTTCTGTCACAGAATCCAAACTCTATGGCATTGCGATCATCCTCTACGCGATTGTGCCAGTGATCCGTCTGACGGACCTTGGTATTCGTATGGTTGACAAGGATGTGCTTGAAGCTGCGCAGGCTTTTGGCATGACGCCACGCCAGAAACTTTACCAAGTCCAGATCCCTCTGGCGCTGCCTAACATTATGGCCGGTGTAAACCAGACCATTATGATGAGCCTTGCGATGGTGGTGATTGCCTCTCTGGTGTCCGCACCGGGTCTGGGTGTTCTCGTTTTGCGCGGCATCCGCAACCTAGAACTTGGTGTTGGCCTCGTGGCTGGCCTCGGCATCGTCATCCTTGCGATCATTCTGGATCGTGTCACCAAATCAGCTCTCGCGCGTGTCAACGCAGCGCAGCATCACTAA
- a CDS encoding DUF2059 domain-containing protein, with the protein MLKSVISFAFATVVAASSALAANREDVKSFLETTGFDVAIESIAVGAGGAPSMLGLEGNEFGKVWTELTEQTFVPADMVDQALDLLEERLDQDLLVHASDFYGSDLGQRLVHAENLSHLDDDDLKQIAGRQIVAGMVEAGDPKIEYFQRMHVAIDPEGLGLKAVQVIQVRFLLAASRAGVIRQDLDEEMLWAQIEENEASTRRAILESSIAGGAYTYQGFTADELEAYTLALEDERMQKVYQIMNAVHYQIMSDRMDALALHLDKLMPSEEL; encoded by the coding sequence TTGCTTAAGTCTGTCATTTCCTTTGCTTTTGCAACTGTCGTCGCGGCCAGCAGCGCCCTTGCAGCCAACCGAGAGGATGTGAAGTCCTTCCTGGAAACCACAGGGTTTGATGTTGCCATTGAATCCATTGCTGTTGGGGCGGGGGGCGCACCTTCGATGCTGGGCCTTGAGGGCAATGAATTTGGGAAGGTTTGGACGGAGCTGACAGAGCAGACCTTTGTGCCAGCTGACATGGTGGATCAGGCATTGGATCTGCTGGAAGAGCGCCTTGATCAGGACTTGCTGGTTCACGCGTCAGATTTCTACGGCAGCGATCTGGGGCAGCGCTTGGTCCACGCAGAAAACCTGTCGCATCTGGATGATGATGATCTCAAGCAGATCGCCGGGCGCCAGATCGTGGCAGGCATGGTGGAAGCAGGGGATCCAAAAATCGAGTATTTTCAGCGGATGCATGTCGCGATTGATCCCGAAGGTCTGGGGCTTAAGGCTGTGCAGGTCATCCAGGTACGGTTCCTTCTGGCGGCCTCACGCGCTGGCGTAATCCGGCAGGATCTGGATGAAGAGATGCTTTGGGCGCAAATCGAAGAAAATGAAGCGTCAACACGACGCGCCATTCTGGAAAGCTCGATTGCGGGCGGAGCCTATACTTACCAAGGTTTCACCGCCGATGAGCTTGAGGCTTATACGCTGGCACTGGAAGATGAGCGCATGCAGAAGGTTTATCAGATCATGAATGCGGTCCATTATCAGATCATGAGCGACCGAATGGACGCGCTGGCATTACATCTGGACAAACTCATGCCCAGTGAGGAGCTGTAA
- a CDS encoding LysR family transcriptional regulator, giving the protein MKNAFHNWSDVRIFLSVLRTGSTLAASKELGIAQPTVARRIEALEHALQLTLFERNTRGFRPTADAEELIWHAEGIEAATTALYEKAATLHATTTGIIRLTAPDSVFTSQFSAILEEFIENQGKVQFEFIRRYDFVDLSAGEADVAIRFDRKIDDETLICRKITDIKGALVASDSYVAKHGHPTSENDLSGHKFVVYRGKNIPRLINNWVLDRIDPSQIAMTCSDIETLISAVKMGAGIGPMPCTYLKTNDAFVHCFDLPPEVYNTCWLLVSQSAYRRPEVKAFTSFFAPRYKAHFDD; this is encoded by the coding sequence ATGAAGAACGCTTTTCATAATTGGTCAGACGTTCGCATCTTCTTGTCGGTACTTCGTACAGGCTCTACCCTGGCTGCCTCCAAAGAGCTTGGGATCGCGCAGCCGACCGTAGCGCGCCGGATCGAAGCGCTGGAACACGCGCTGCAACTTACGCTGTTTGAGCGCAACACGCGTGGCTTCCGACCAACAGCCGATGCCGAAGAACTGATCTGGCATGCAGAAGGCATCGAAGCAGCGACGACGGCTCTTTATGAAAAAGCCGCGACGCTGCATGCAACCACAACAGGCATTATCAGGCTCACAGCGCCAGATTCAGTTTTTACCAGTCAGTTTTCTGCAATCTTAGAAGAATTCATAGAGAACCAAGGCAAAGTCCAGTTTGAATTTATTCGCCGCTATGATTTTGTCGATCTTTCCGCTGGCGAAGCCGATGTTGCGATCCGCTTTGACAGGAAGATTGACGATGAAACTTTGATTTGTCGTAAAATAACCGACATCAAAGGCGCGCTGGTCGCCTCAGACAGCTATGTCGCCAAACACGGGCATCCGACGTCTGAGAATGACCTAAGCGGACACAAATTCGTCGTCTATCGCGGCAAGAATATCCCAAGGCTCATCAATAACTGGGTGCTGGATCGCATTGATCCTAGTCAGATCGCGATGACCTGTTCGGATATTGAAACGCTCATTTCTGCAGTAAAAATGGGCGCTGGAATTGGCCCAATGCCTTGCACCTACCTCAAAACAAACGACGCGTTTGTCCACTGCTTTGATTTGCCACCAGAAGTCTACAACACCTGCTGGCTCTTGGTGAGCCAATCAGCCTACCGACGGCCAGAGGTGAAAGCCTTCACATCTTTCTTTGCCCCAAGATACAAAGCGCATTTTGACGATTAA
- a CDS encoding RlmE family RNA methyltransferase: MPKSKNTSGRGQRDLKVKVKTARGRSLSSTRWLQRQLNDPYVKRAQTEGYRGRAAFKILELDEKYRFLVPGARVVDLGCAPGGWLQVAVKRVNALGEKPGKKIGTVLGVDLQEVEPLAGAEVHQLDFMEDDADLKVKEWLGGNADVVMSDMAAASSGHKQTDHLRIIALCEAAAYLAFDVLDEGGTFVAKVLAGGAEGDLQKLLKNKFTKVVNVKPPSSRADSSEKFVVATGFRG, encoded by the coding sequence ATGCCCAAGAGTAAGAACACATCAGGACGCGGTCAGCGAGACCTTAAGGTGAAGGTGAAAACCGCACGCGGTCGGAGCCTCAGCTCGACCCGTTGGCTGCAGCGTCAGTTGAACGATCCTTATGTGAAACGCGCACAGACAGAAGGCTATCGCGGACGGGCAGCGTTTAAGATTTTGGAACTCGATGAGAAGTACCGCTTTCTTGTGCCAGGCGCACGTGTCGTTGACCTTGGCTGTGCTCCTGGCGGCTGGTTGCAGGTCGCTGTGAAGCGGGTGAACGCTTTGGGTGAAAAGCCCGGCAAGAAGATCGGCACAGTTTTGGGTGTGGACTTGCAGGAGGTCGAACCTCTGGCAGGCGCAGAAGTGCATCAGCTGGACTTCATGGAAGATGACGCGGACTTGAAAGTCAAAGAATGGTTGGGTGGGAACGCCGACGTTGTTATGTCTGATATGGCAGCGGCTTCATCAGGACATAAACAAACGGATCACCTGCGCATTATCGCACTTTGCGAGGCGGCGGCTTATCTGGCTTTTGATGTCTTGGATGAGGGGGGGACCTTTGTGGCCAAGGTTCTGGCCGGTGGTGCTGAGGGCGATTTGCAAAAGCTGCTCAAGAACAAGTTCACCAAAGTGGTGAACGTGAAACCGCCGTCTTCTCGAGCAGATTCATCAGAGAAGTTTGTGGTTGCTACTGGCTTTCGAGGCTAA